The segment ggctgtgtagaccaggcttagACTCAGGCTCATAGagctctgcctcctctctgctaCCACGTGCACTGCCATgattgagaaacaaaacaaacaaatgatttattttctaaaataaagtcctgggggactggagaggagttcagtttccagtgtCCAAGTtagctcaaaactgcctgtaagctgaggcagataaagcttgcatgaccaatgggcctctttccattgatggccaactaggccatcttctgatacatatgcgcgtgtgcgtgcacacacacagacacacaaacacacagagacacacagacacataccctactacacactacacacatgcatacacacacacatacacacacattccttaccatataccacacacatacacagacacacacacaaacacacaccctactacacattacacacatgcatacacgcacacattcCATTACATaccgcatacacacacatgtatacacacagtcCAATATACACTCCACACCACATATATACTatacctacatacacatacacacacactacactataTCATActataccatacatacacacacacagcacacacacacacacacacacacacacacacacacacaccacaccatacactcacacacatacatacagaccacatacacacacgcacacacacacacacacacacacacacacacacacacaaacacatgctgaAGGGTTCCAGGCCTGAGCAGGGTAAACAAGGCACCAGCAAGCCTTGTCTTTCCCCTAAACGTTAGCTCACACTCCTGAAGCTaaccaccaaggtctattcccttatttggccactttctTATACTGCCTCATTCCTGAAGCTGGTCACCTCACCAAAGCCCAGCAATCAAAAGCGTCCACTTAGCTACCTTAATTAAAATCTGCGGTCAGAGCCTACCAACCCACCCCAGCTCATTCTAACCCAGACCTCccattttttcctcttaaaattaACTCCTACCAACCTTGTCTCTTTGCCCTGCTTAAGGATTACTCCATGTTGGAAATTGGTACTTGGGTGTGGTATGTGCCTAATCTGGGGCCCCTCCCACACACTGTTCAGGTACCATCACacataatcaaaaataaattataaaagtaaaaaatcaTGGTTAAGGGAGAAGATGGATTTTCCTGCTGATGTCTTTTGAACTATCCCCACTTGGTTTGTAAACTAGACACCTTTAGAGTCATctaagaggagggaacctcagttgagaaaatgcttccataaaatCAGCCTGTAGGCAAACCTTTAGGCCAAGTTCTTGAttagtaattgatgtgggagggtgaTGCTACCCCTGAGCTGGTGCCTGGCTGAGAAAGTCATacaggagcaaaccagtaagccaTACTCCTCCAAGggctctgcttcctggtcctgcatTCAGACTCCTGCCCTGACCACCCTGGAGGTACAAGTTACaagtgaaataaaccatttctccccAGACTGGGTTTTGTCCTTCTGTTTTATCCCAGCGATAGAAACTCTAACTACTATAGAAATTGGTACAGAGTGGGGGTTTGCTGTAGGGAGATGATGGTGGCATTTGAATTTGGGGCTGGAAAAGCCATGGAACACTCAGAGGGCTGCTCTGTGGGAGCCTGGAACAGTAGTGCATATGACGACAGTCCTGGCTTGTCACGTTTCAGAGGGAGGCAAAAACTGATCTGGGCATTTATTCGATGTTTTgaatgaagattctgtggttccgGTCggtggggctgaagaatcagctgtgattaagaagagaccaacatcgcTGAGGTGGAATCTTCTGATGCCCTGGGATTGTTTCCTTGGGGGCAGCATAGACTGGGTCACTggtagctgggtagtggtggcacaggcttttaatctcagcactggagaggcagaggcaggtggatttttgtgagtttgaggccagcctggtctacagagcgagttccaggacagccagggttatacagcgaaaccctatcttgaaaaaccaaaaataaataaatacatacataaataagtgGAGTCGATGGACATGATGGGAAAGATCTGTAATCATAGAATTCAGGAAGCAGtggtagttcaaggccagcctggtttgtatggtgagtttcaggctagcctgggctacatagtgggcCCTTGCCTTTAAAAAAAGTAGCCAAGTCTATCCCATTTACCTTCCTCAGGTCAAATTCCTTTTGTAACTATTTGTGCGAACGTGGTGAGCTAGCAAGAGGAAAGCAAAGAAACCCCACTTTTACTTTCTACATACTTAAGGTGTTTCAGTAGAGATAAAATAGACTTAAATGAAGATAAACCCGAAGTCTTCTCATTTTCCACTCTTTTCTGCGAGCTTCGGGTGCCTTATCCACAGAAAGACTGCTATCCCCTACGGGGTTGTTCCACTCAGTGACTTGTGCCTACTTCTTCCCTGCATACAATATAGGCTTTCTGGTATTCGGAGGTGGGACTGGTGTCTGGAAGCCGGATTGTGGGTCGTGGCTTGCGCTAATGCAGACTTCCAAGTGGGCTTTCCTCTCTGGGCTCTTCAGCTTGGTGGAGTCTGGTGTTGGCATTCTCTCATTCTGAATCGGTTCTCAGGAGTGTGTTAAGAGCCCCCTCCCCATTTTTTATCAGGCTTGCCCTTGATATGTGCGGAGATTTATCTTAACCTTCGAGCTTCCTGCGGCAAAGCTCCCCCGGGGCCATTCGCTAGCTCACCTCCTCTTCGCCTCTTCCTGTTGCTTAGCTGTCAGCAGGTGGGCGCAGCCTCCTTCCTCACACCCACTCCTCCTGGAAGCGGCCAGCGGGTTTCTGCCCCACCTACCCCGCTGGTCGCCGACCTGGGATACTGTCACAAGTCCGTCATTCCCCTGCTCCTGTTACTGTCTTTCCCTTGAATGCTCCCTGGAAATTCCTATTAAAAGCCTCTAAATCAGTGTTCTTCCAGAATTTTTATGGGACTTCAAATTCTTTCTACCAGGACTCTGGAGATCACCAAATCTCCCCCTATCTAAGAAGCCTGATAGGCATCTGCCCTCTCAAGAGTCCTCCTTTGGACTCATCCCTCTGCCTTCTTGTTCTTTATCAGCTCCGAAAAGTCTCCCAAAAATGCCTGcagctctgacctctgacctcccctCCGTGGTTCTTTTGTAGTAGCTGCTGAGTCTTCTCTGTCATTTAAATTAGGCTCTGTCTCAGTTTGCCATTCTCCTCCTGGGGTCCTTGATTTCTGCTTTCACAAGCCCCCTGGGCCGTTAGGATTCCAGTGGTCGGTACACCTGGGGAAGCTATATACACTTGACCCAGGTTCTCCGGGGAGCTTGGCATACTCTCCTGTTATCTCCGCTGTCCTAGTGAATGTCATGTACTAGCTGGAGCCAAGAGCCTGCTGTGACGTGTGGTTTGGATATAATGGAGGGGGAAgcggaggggaggagagagagagagagagagagagagagagggagagagagagagagagagagagagaaaacgaagaACTCCTGTACAAATGACCTGTATACAACCACTCACTAAATGAGCGCCTGTAATGATTTCTGGAATAACTCcgagcctgcctctgtctacctCTGCTTTCTCTGAGATAGCTTTCTTGAGGTCTCAGTTAAATAGGAAACAGAACAAcacagatggggaaaaaaatgccCGGACTGCTGTGGCACCTGACTTTAGAAGGTGTGCAGGGCCACCAGGTCTGGGTCGTCCAGTAGTTCACACACCACAGCAGTGCGgtggctgctgctcctcctggaCACAGTGACATCTATCTGCCTTCCATGACCATCCCTGAGTTCAAGAAGACGAGAGATGAGGCATCTGTGTAAGATTCTCTATGTCAGACTTAGCCAGGGTTGAGCGGAGTAAGGAGAAACAACATGGAGTCTTCAGCAAAGGGCTGAAGGCTAATGGAGACTAGCCTAAGACTAGAAAGAAATAACCAACAGTAGTCACCTGAAAACAGCTGTCAGGCCCAAGTATAAGGCAGAACCTGGTGGCCTCTAGGAAACACAAATACCCTCGAGGAGCAAAAGGCTGCCACAGAAGACCGTGGAATAGCATGGCAGAAACTAGGGGGAGTGGGGACTGCCCGAAACTCAAAGGGACAGGGACGAAATAAAATCTGCCTCGAAGGGAGTAAAACCCAAGGGTGACTTAGAGACAAATTGACAGGGTGGTGTGGTGCACATACTTCACACACCATTCAATCCACGCAGAAGGACCAGAGATGAAACCCctcaggagaagcaggagaaatGGAAAATAGGCAGGGCCCGTCATTCCCTGGCACCGCTGACCTGGAGGCCTAGAGACCCCAACAAGACAAGAATGAGGCACTAGAGCTTTCCTTGACTCACTCCTGACCGGGCATGGAAAGCTTAGGTGTGGAAGAGACTCAAACTACCCACCCTAGAAGGTACCAAGCCAGTGGCCAGAGTCCCTCTTGAGTCTTGGATTCAAAGAGCTGGGAGGTTTCCGGAGAAATgttggctggtttgtttgttttcaatgtgTCAACTCCTGTCCCTaaagcaccagaactctggctcATGAGGGCATCTAGAATAGGATTGGACCTGAGAACACCTTCAGCTGCCCCTCGCCCAGGGCAGCACCTCCCTCCTGCCTGCAGCTTAGAATCTCTAGAGCTGGTGATTCTCTTTCACAGTCGCGGTGACCAGCAACATATAGTCCTGATGGCTCCTTTCAAAGgcccttctattttctttttttataaaacccCGGCCACCAAAGACAACCTAATGTCCCTTTTAAAGTTCAATGTTAAGCAGTCTAAAGAATTGTGCCCCTTTTAAAAGCCCATACTGAAGCcaccattttctttcattgtttgatGACAGAATTGTTTTCGTTGAAGATGTCTCTGCACTGATTTGGGATTTGGGGATGGGGATCCTGTGTCTGCCTGGTCAGCTTGGGGAAACAGGAAGTGGAGCAGGGCTAGGGTGGTATACTGGAACCTGAAGTTACTAGGGCTCATGTATCTGTGTTCTGCAACAtggatatattatattatattatattatattatattatattatatattatcccctcccctccccttctttcaagaaagaagacTCCGGGAGTTGTGAGGTCAGGACCCAGGATGGCTCCTCTCCTCTGTACTGGCTCCAAAGGAAAGGGGGCTTTGTTGTCTCAAATAGGGTGAGACCAGGGAAACTCCCCGTAGGAATTGTCACGGGCATACATTTATGGTTCCTGGGCCTTTTCCTTTGTTTGCTCTTGGTGGGAATGTTGCCTTGCGGAGGCTCAGGCACGAAGCTTTTCTGGGATAGTTGAAGCTTCTCCAGGACTGGCCAACTGGAGAGAGAAGCAGCCAGCAGTGCCCAGGCCACGCCTCTCCCAAGGAAGGGCAGGTTACTAACTGGGAATTCTTTACAGCTGGCCTGGAGGATGTTTTTGGCTGTAAACTGTCATGGCACCGCAACCCTCCTTGAAAAGGCTGAGGACAACTTTCTCGGGACAAAGATCAGAAATTAATCACAGAAAAGGGTAGGGACAGAATAGCTAAGCCTCAAAAGAGTCGCTTCTAGCCCGGAAACCAGGGATGTGGCACTGTGGAGTGGAGAGATTCCACTGCTCACGGTAGAGAAAGTAACACCATTTATTTGCCTCCTCCTCTTTGGAGAACAGTTCCAGAGCAATCTTCTACCAGCTTCCTGAACGATGGCGAAAATCCACTTTTGACCAACAACATTCCCAGGACCGGCTCCGCCTTCACGCCAGAGGTTAAACGCGTCAGTGACATATATTAGTGACCCAGCCTCCCTTGACTTTCATGTCCTCCTCCACCGAGATTTATTCCTAGTTCCAGGAAGTCTCAGGCCTTAGCGTCCCCGAGGGTAGAAAAGGTGAAATCTCCCTTGTATACTTCTGCAAACCCACAACACAAACTGGCTGGTGCTCATTGCAGGAGGGTCGGGGTTGGGCGCAAATGAGAGCCTTTTGGTGTCTGTAGAAAGAAGTGTCCCGCTCCTCTAGCCAGAGATTTCTTTATATCCTAGACCACAGAAAAGCAGCCGAACACCCCAGTATTCAGTGGGAAAGGGCAGAGGAGGGTAGTCTAGGGCATCCCACCCCAGAGGTTGGCTCCTGGAAAACCGTCTCTCCCAGAAGTAGGGGCAGGTAGAACCCACAACTCCGACCCCAAAGACTTCCCAGGGAGACTCTCAGAGAGACAACGAACTCAGAATTGAGTGCCCCCACCTGATTCAGGGGCCTCTTCCAAGGAGCTTCGGGATAGGATAGGAGAGTGGAAGACGGGGAAACGGAGGCTGGAACCCAGAGTCTCGTTAAAGAGCTGGGCGCGAGCTCTGGCTTCCTTCCCGCTTCCTGGGCTCCCGTTTTAGAGGAATGTTATTGTTTAAAGAGACCCCATTGAACTATTTCCTGCTCTTTGTCACCTTCCCCTCACTCTCCCGGCAGAGGTTCTCACCGAGAGGCAATAAACCAACTGCTGCCCACACCGCATGGCGAGGCGGGTAGGGAAACGCGCGCAGCATGCGTTCCAACAATCCCCGGCGCAAAGAGACCAGGGACTCCCGGGGCCACATTCGGTGCAGGCGCATCCACCGTCAAagtccagcttttatgtgggaCGCGAGGACACCTCCTACTAGGGTCGCTATCTGTTCGTCTATTTCCCTCTCTGGACAGATCCGCATTGAGCTTCCCTCTCCACGCAGGTGAAGGTCGTGGGGGACCTGGATGCCGAGGTGGGAGTTAGTGGCAGTCCATGGGGCGAGGGGACGTGTCCCAaagctgccacacctggggaggctgaggctttGGAGAGGTCAAGGAGACCCGGGAGACGCCGATCCGCCGAAGTCCCTCTCAGGTGCGCGCAGCGTGGACACTCCGCGGGGCAAAGTCGCAGGCGCCGGTGTGCGCTTGGACAGCGCGTGGGAGTGGAGAGTTTAGCAGTGGCTCTAGGAGCCAGGGTCCTGGGTGGCTCCAGCCCGGCTTCTcgccctccctcccccagggTCCGCCCCGCCGCTTTGATGGAGGTGCAAACATTTGGGGGAGGGCGGGGGTGTCGGGACTGCGCCCGACGCTTTCCTTACAGGAAGCGCGCGCTGGAGCCCATTGTTGGCCCCCAGCCTCCGGGCCCGCCCGGCCAGTCTGATATGGCCGCGCACCGCCAATGGGCAGCTGCTCGGTACTTCAAAGGGTGTCCCGCCCAATCCGCCGCACCCCCCTGCGAGGCCACCTCGGCTGTATTTATGGGGAGGGGACCCATTTTTCTCTTCCCCAGAGACTTACTCTTGTCGCGCCTTGCGGGAGTTCAAGTGGAGCCACGGCTCCCCAggccctctcccccatccccgcCCCCTTCCCCCCTCATCCCGATCTCGGTGCTCCTTTGGCGAATGTGCAGGGACCCAGGTGTAATCTTTGGGCTCCGCAGAGTGACCCTTTTTCTTGGAAAAGCGGTGGCGAGAGAAGTGAAGGTGGCTGTTGGGTAGGGAGTCAAGACTCCTGGAAGGTGGAGAGGGTGGCGGGAGGATGAGCTCGCCGGGCACAGAGAGCGCAGGGAAGAGCCTGCAGTACCGAGTGGACCACCTGCTCAGCGCCGTGGAGAGCGAGCTGCAGGCGGGCAGCGAGAAGGGAGACCCCACCGAACGCGAACTGCGAGTGG is part of the Mus musculus strain C57BL/6J chromosome 17, GRCm38.p6 C57BL/6J genome and harbors:
- the LOC115486424 gene encoding uncharacterized protein LOC115486424; the encoded protein is MARRVKVVGDLDAEVGVSGSPWGEGTCPKAATPGEAEALERSRRPGRRRSAEVPLRCAQRGHSAGQSRRRRCALGQRVGVESLAVALGARVLGGSSPASRPPSPRVRPAALMEVQTFGGGRGCRDCARRFPYRKRALEPIVGPQPPGPPGQSDMAAHRQWAAARYFKGCPAQSAAPPCEATSAVFMGRGPIFLFPRDLLLSRLAGVQVEPRLPRPSPPSPPPSPLIPISVLLWRMCRDPGVIFGLRRVTLFLGKAVAREVKVAVG